In one Hydrogenobacter sp. genomic region, the following are encoded:
- the gatC gene encoding Asp-tRNA(Asn)/Glu-tRNA(Gln) amidotransferase subunit GatC yields the protein MVDIKTVEKTAYLARIELKEHEKEILSRQFLDILAFVEQLKEVNTEGVEPIAYHICTPLREDIPSECLSQEEATSNAPQGERGFFVVPRVVEV from the coding sequence ATGGTGGACATTAAAACGGTAGAAAAGACCGCTTATCTTGCGAGGATAGAACTCAAAGAGCATGAGAAGGAGATTCTCAGCAGGCAATTTCTTGACATACTTGCCTTTGTGGAACAGCTAAAAGAGGTGAATACGGAAGGTGTAGAACCTATCGCTTATCATATCTGCACACCTTTGAGGGAAGACATACCGAGTGAATGCTTAAGTCAGGAAGAGGCTACAAGTAACGCACCACAGGGAGAAAGGGGATTTTTTGTAGTGCCCAGAGTCGTGGAGGTGTAA